One genomic region from Chloroherpetonaceae bacterium encodes:
- a CDS encoding MFS transporter translates to MRAYFRHIAGFQRDAKIFLLGSFLFSTGTAINDLLFNLYLKERGLKESFIGSSVSTLALGIMLMAIPSAFMAKRFSPRRMLIFCAAFEAFLYSARAASSNPISIPIYNVLIGAAGASLRILPASVMMTLAEKHERPYLFGLNSAFQMAGLMVGNFLGGYSPETFFWILSAILFPISSVASYQLGLALSTVVMLASSAVFSKLHAERNPLPMNFVANNPQKTFVKLQAIPLFFQRVVLGVQVPFKIFHHVYGDIKSNWPERHTRKALVSIIFPHTLVAIGAGATIPFIPLFLKTDFMLSPSTIGSIMSGVQAAVSLGYVASPLVTKRLGVLRSIIVVQAASLPFMAIVGFGESLIWAVFALGFRNVLMNMSSPFIDQYNMESVHESQRQLISSLDHFLWNAAWSVMPFIAGFVIEWVGYEPLFAFTIVLYAASSLLYYRRYRERHLIHL, encoded by the coding sequence GTGAGGGCTTATTTTCGCCACATTGCCGGATTTCAGAGAGATGCAAAAATATTTCTTCTTGGCTCCTTTCTCTTTTCGACCGGCACGGCCATTAATGATTTACTTTTCAATCTGTATTTAAAGGAACGTGGACTCAAAGAGTCCTTTATCGGTAGTTCAGTCAGCACCCTTGCGTTGGGAATTATGCTAATGGCCATACCCTCGGCATTTATGGCCAAGCGATTTAGCCCCCGAAGAATGCTTATTTTTTGCGCGGCTTTTGAAGCATTTCTTTATTCCGCTCGTGCGGCTTCGTCAAACCCGATTTCGATTCCAATTTACAATGTTTTGATTGGGGCGGCAGGTGCATCGTTGCGAATTCTACCGGCGTCGGTCATGATGACTTTGGCCGAAAAGCATGAGCGCCCTTACCTCTTTGGGCTTAATTCCGCATTTCAGATGGCAGGGTTAATGGTTGGTAATTTTCTTGGTGGATACTCGCCTGAAACATTTTTTTGGATCTTATCTGCTATCCTATTCCCCATTTCTTCAGTTGCATCTTATCAATTAGGTCTTGCTTTATCCACCGTGGTGATGCTTGCTTCTTCAGCAGTCTTTTCAAAGCTACACGCTGAGCGGAATCCATTGCCGATGAACTTCGTTGCCAATAACCCTCAAAAGACCTTCGTGAAATTGCAGGCGATTCCTCTTTTTTTTCAAAGAGTGGTTTTGGGTGTTCAAGTTCCGTTTAAGATTTTTCATCACGTTTATGGTGATATCAAATCGAATTGGCCGGAAAGGCACACACGAAAGGCATTGGTCAGCATTATTTTCCCGCATACACTTGTCGCAATTGGCGCCGGCGCTACAATTCCTTTTATCCCACTTTTTTTGAAAACTGATTTTATGCTCAGCCCTTCTACGATCGGAAGCATTATGAGCGGAGTGCAAGCAGCTGTATCGCTTGGGTATGTGGCTTCACCACTCGTGACAAAGCGGCTCGGTGTACTACGGAGCATTATTGTGGTTCAAGCAGCCTCATTGCCGTTTATGGCGATCGTGGGTTTTGGGGAGTCTCTCATTTGGGCTGTATTTGCTTTGGGATTTCGCAATGTACTGATGAATATGTCTTCCCCGTTTATCGACCAGTACAATATGGAATCGGTTCATGAATCGCAGCGGCAGTTAATCAGCAGTTTAGATCATTTTCTTTGGAATGCGGCGTGGAGCGTGATGCCTTTTATTGCTGGGTTTGTGATTGAATGGGTTGGCTACGAACCGCTTTTTGCCTTTACGATTGTGCTTTATGCGGCATCAAGCCTTCTTTATTACCGGCGGTATCGCGAGCGACATCTTATTCATTTGTAA
- a CDS encoding GAF domain-containing protein: MTNSLKDPWSVERLPEQPTPNAHSAPKNGNHLNTNGAAKKLLTSIKVDLEKNTDAHTLFHFPFKTSLSLSPLVAYWEKFAERDDAIRNTLGKSIHREIKKIPELLLPIDSDNKAELEAFLERFENHRGLLDTMFSVVFPPVSWESDYMAAFIPFNFQSFYATPPYEKMIRKNGGIQSWLNLNESEMSYGRELKAFTHIAKQIYGLDIQEFQYPFIFRIIDPDTLLDRYFRASINTRFCEIIAHGPVKPLTETEKKRLFANLSDLNVWRELIPREQFEFRGFTIVSALDVTDQEVISGLKRDLIEKESIVSNARFASLRQYIRALMNKPDLRMALASVNKDVVTVLNYNCENADEELEALRKKNSPALRFSISELKDSIHSKAVLESRPILIEDIHDIPTENHCDSLKKLFIKGVRNVFIAPLHYQGDVIGALEISSPNAGDINPINVVRLKEVLPLFSMAVKRANEESNTELQAVIREKFTVIHPSVEWRFQEAAEAWIARQNTGMNSDLDEIIFRDVYPLYGVSDIRNSSLLRNAAIQADMIRQMQLAKEILEMAEKVKPLPLIQEMIFHLNSKMDGFKKSLSSGDEGSAIEFLKHKIETFFPEAERFSKPIKSKIEAYRSLIDPRLGLLYDKRKAFDESVASLSEAIARYFDHEQDAAQKMFPHYYERHKTDGVDHTMYIGASICPDGRFDPLYARNLRLWQLMTICGVARLSDRMKETLTVPLDTAHLILVQSAPLSIRFHIDEKQFDVDGTYNIRYEIMKKRIDKAVVKGESQRVTQPGRIAIIYSQQREIAEYREMIQYLQNICFLQKEVEELELEDMQGVHGLKALRVTVNLSLRKETETFHSLISSFKTSLPVE, translated from the coding sequence ATGACCAATTCGTTAAAAGATCCGTGGAGCGTTGAGCGTTTACCCGAACAACCCACACCGAATGCTCACTCTGCACCAAAAAATGGGAATCATCTTAACACCAACGGTGCGGCTAAAAAATTGTTAACCTCCATTAAAGTTGATTTAGAAAAAAATACCGACGCTCACACGCTATTTCACTTTCCTTTTAAAACCTCTCTATCGCTCTCACCGCTTGTGGCGTATTGGGAAAAATTCGCCGAGCGTGACGATGCCATCCGAAATACATTAGGCAAAAGCATCCACCGAGAGATAAAGAAAATTCCCGAACTCCTGCTGCCCATTGATTCAGATAATAAAGCGGAGCTTGAGGCATTTTTAGAACGCTTTGAAAATCATCGAGGCCTTTTGGATACAATGTTCTCTGTTGTTTTCCCTCCTGTTTCTTGGGAAAGCGATTATATGGCAGCCTTTATCCCGTTTAATTTCCAATCATTTTATGCGACACCTCCTTATGAAAAAATGATTCGTAAAAATGGCGGCATTCAGTCGTGGCTCAATCTCAACGAATCGGAAATGTCTTATGGCCGCGAACTCAAAGCCTTTACCCATATCGCAAAACAGATTTATGGCCTTGACATTCAAGAATTTCAATACCCGTTTATTTTCAGAATCATCGACCCTGATACTTTGCTTGATCGGTATTTCCGCGCTTCTATCAATACCCGCTTCTGCGAAATTATCGCCCACGGCCCTGTCAAGCCACTGACCGAAACTGAAAAAAAACGTCTTTTTGCTAACCTTTCAGATTTAAATGTTTGGCGCGAACTCATCCCGCGCGAACAATTTGAATTCCGTGGCTTTACCATTGTCAGTGCTCTGGATGTTACTGATCAGGAAGTGATTTCGGGGTTAAAACGAGACCTCATCGAGAAGGAATCCATCGTCTCCAATGCCCGTTTTGCAAGCCTTCGCCAATATATTCGTGCACTTATGAATAAGCCCGACTTACGAATGGCACTTGCTTCCGTCAATAAAGATGTGGTTACCGTTCTTAATTATAATTGTGAAAATGCCGATGAGGAACTTGAAGCGCTTAGGAAAAAAAATTCTCCTGCACTTCGCTTCAGCATTTCAGAGCTGAAAGATTCCATCCACTCAAAAGCCGTTTTGGAATCGCGTCCAATTTTAATAGAAGATATTCATGACATTCCCACAGAAAATCATTGTGACTCGCTCAAGAAGCTTTTTATTAAAGGGGTTCGCAATGTCTTTATCGCTCCGCTTCATTACCAAGGTGATGTGATCGGCGCACTGGAAATCTCTTCGCCCAATGCCGGAGATATCAACCCCATCAATGTGGTACGGCTCAAAGAAGTACTTCCGCTCTTTTCAATGGCAGTTAAACGCGCCAACGAAGAAAGCAACACCGAGCTGCAAGCGGTGATTCGTGAAAAATTTACGGTGATTCACCCTTCTGTGGAGTGGCGATTTCAAGAGGCCGCTGAAGCGTGGATCGCTCGGCAGAACACTGGAATGAATTCCGATTTGGACGAAATCATCTTCCGCGATGTTTACCCACTTTACGGCGTTTCAGATATTCGCAATTCCTCTTTGCTTCGCAATGCCGCCATTCAAGCCGATATGATTCGGCAAATGCAGCTCGCCAAAGAGATTCTTGAAATGGCAGAAAAAGTAAAGCCTTTGCCGCTGATTCAAGAAATGATTTTTCATCTCAATTCTAAAATGGATGGTTTTAAGAAGAGCTTAAGTTCGGGCGACGAAGGCTCAGCAATTGAGTTTTTGAAACATAAAATTGAAACCTTTTTCCCCGAAGCCGAAAGATTTTCAAAACCCATTAAATCTAAAATCGAAGCCTATCGATCACTTATTGATCCGCGGCTTGGGTTACTCTATGACAAGCGCAAAGCATTTGATGAAAGCGTTGCTTCGCTCTCCGAAGCGATCGCTCGATATTTCGATCATGAGCAAGATGCCGCGCAAAAAATGTTCCCGCATTATTACGAGCGTCATAAAACTGATGGGGTTGACCATACAATGTATATCGGCGCATCGATCTGCCCCGACGGCCGTTTCGACCCGCTTTATGCTCGCAACCTGCGGCTGTGGCAACTCATGACAATTTGCGGGGTCGCACGCCTTTCCGATCGAATGAAAGAAACACTTACGGTTCCGCTTGATACCGCGCACTTGATTTTAGTTCAAAGCGCACCGCTATCCATTCGATTTCATATCGATGAAAAGCAATTTGATGTGGATGGTACTTATAACATTCGTTATGAGATTATGAAGAAACGCATCGATAAAGCTGTGGTGAAAGGCGAATCGCAGCGCGTCACGCAGCCGGGGCGAATTGCCATCATTTACTCTCAGCAGCGGGAGATTGCTGAATACCGTGAAATGATTCAGTATCTTCAAAACATCTGCTTCCTTCAAAAGGAAGTGGAAGAATTGGAATTGGAAGATATGCAGGGCGTTCACGGACTTAAGGCGCTGCGTGTTACGGTCAATCTTTCGCTCAGAAAAGAAACGGAGACCTTTCATAGCTTGATTTCTTCGTTCAAAACCAGCCTTCCAGTTGAATAA
- a CDS encoding DUF2306 domain-containing protein, with protein sequence MNDFIFNFLRSIHILAGFTALFAGPVAMVTHKGGRKHRLSGKIYFWGMAIVAATALGMSILRTNHFLLLIAIFSFYFSLTGYRALYQKKRTAGNGSRWDRDLAVVMLLASAVMMIYGIINFAQLGVVMIVFGGIGAVLGVQDLRKWMTLQPSKYQWFYDHIARMGASYIATLSAFSVVNFTFIPDVIRWLWATAFGTPLIIYTVRQYRARFEAGKKPDDVATFSIKGE encoded by the coding sequence ATGAACGATTTCATTTTTAATTTTTTGCGTTCCATTCATATTCTTGCAGGTTTCACGGCGCTCTTCGCAGGTCCCGTTGCAATGGTTACGCATAAGGGCGGAAGGAAGCATCGTTTGTCAGGTAAAATATATTTTTGGGGAATGGCGATTGTTGCTGCCACGGCATTGGGGATGTCAATTCTTCGCACCAATCATTTTCTTCTTTTAATCGCCATTTTCAGTTTTTATTTCTCTCTAACGGGCTATCGGGCACTTTATCAAAAAAAGAGAACCGCTGGCAATGGAAGTCGATGGGATCGGGATCTTGCGGTGGTTATGCTACTTGCCTCGGCTGTGATGATGATTTACGGCATCATCAATTTTGCTCAATTGGGTGTGGTGATGATTGTCTTTGGCGGCATTGGTGCGGTCTTGGGAGTCCAAGATCTTCGCAAGTGGATGACCTTACAGCCTTCGAAATATCAATGGTTTTACGATCATATCGCGAGAATGGGCGCGTCTTACATTGCCACACTTTCGGCTTTTTCGGTGGTGAATTTCACATTTATACCCGATGTCATTCGTTGGCTTTGGGCAACCGCATTTGGCACACCCCTTATTATTTACACGGTCAGGCAATACCGAGCGCGGTTTGAAGCAGGTAAAAAGCCTGACGATGTTGCCACCTTTTCAATCAAAGGAGAATAG